Proteins from one Halovivax limisalsi genomic window:
- a CDS encoding PHP-associated domain-containing protein has translation MYRVDLHTHTRFFHGRRDLGDRFDPIGHRVLARLAERRGLDGIATTNHDYYTRFGPAAVASIPGIEISTDRGHVLVIGPDPPTETEPKELSPGEAVDLAHDRDCAAVVAHPFRNSTVRDVDDVPFDAIEVNGKHPRSLPLVEKLAEVRDLPLIGGSDAHYPFEVGRAYTRIETDDLTPRAVVDAIRAGDVDFAIERGRADRLLRQLYRRVHHRKGVADDFGDLGPTPGVGRPPAEAEGVEADPIEAGDVDRTRTDGADRTQADGSERTSTDGRERVTD, from the coding sequence ATGTACCGCGTCGACCTCCACACGCACACGCGATTCTTCCACGGGCGCCGCGACCTCGGGGACCGGTTCGACCCGATCGGCCACCGGGTGCTGGCCCGGCTCGCCGAACGTCGGGGCCTCGACGGAATCGCGACGACGAACCACGACTACTACACCCGCTTCGGACCCGCCGCGGTCGCCTCGATCCCCGGCATCGAGATCTCGACCGACCGCGGACACGTCCTCGTGATCGGGCCGGATCCGCCGACTGAGACGGAGCCGAAGGAGCTTTCCCCCGGCGAGGCCGTCGACCTGGCCCACGATCGCGACTGCGCCGCCGTCGTCGCCCACCCGTTTCGCAACAGCACGGTCCGCGACGTCGACGACGTCCCCTTCGACGCGATCGAGGTCAACGGCAAACACCCGCGCTCGCTCCCCCTCGTCGAGAAGCTGGCCGAAGTGCGCGACCTGCCGCTGATCGGCGGCAGCGACGCGCACTACCCCTTCGAGGTCGGGCGAGCGTACACGCGCATCGAGACCGACGACCTCACCCCGCGAGCGGTCGTCGACGCCATCCGGGCCGGCGACGTCGACTTCGCGATCGAGCGCGGCCGGGCCGATCGCCTTCTCCGACAGCTCTACCGGCGGGTCCACCACCGAAAGGGAGTCGCGGACGACTTCGGCGATCTCGGACCGACCCCGGGCGTCGGGCGACCACCCGCGGAAGCGGAGGGTGTCGAGGCCGACCCGATCGAGGCAGGCGACGTCGACCGAACGCGGACCGACGGGGCCGATCGAACGCAGGCTGACGGAAGCGAGCGGACGTCGACCGACGGACGAGAGCGCGTCACCGACTGA
- a CDS encoding diacylglycerol/lipid kinase family protein: protein MASSSPGRGVVVVNPVSGSADHVDTVVERAADAGFETRLTDAAGDARRIAREVAPAAEVVVAAGGDGTVNEVVNGIVEATATESTTLGIVPAGTGNNFATNVGIEGIEAAFDVLARDRRREIDLGLANDRAFVNSCVGGITAAASAATGSEEKASLGVLAYVRNTIEEVTSYDAPPLSVDLRDGSADDVDWQGDALFVFVGNARRFSGTRTAQADVEDGLFEVVVVGEEPPSSLVGDAALERLLGRDGDAIVRRRTPSVRIACEERSVEYSLDGEMLETDRLELDVAAASLSVIVGEGYAADPDGRRT, encoded by the coding sequence ATGGCTTCGAGCAGTCCCGGTCGCGGCGTGGTCGTGGTGAACCCCGTCAGCGGCAGCGCCGACCACGTGGATACGGTCGTCGAACGTGCCGCCGACGCCGGATTCGAGACGCGACTCACCGACGCGGCGGGCGACGCCAGGCGGATCGCTCGCGAGGTCGCCCCGGCGGCCGAGGTCGTCGTGGCGGCCGGCGGCGACGGGACGGTCAACGAGGTGGTCAACGGAATCGTCGAGGCGACGGCGACCGAGTCGACGACGCTCGGGATCGTCCCGGCGGGCACGGGAAACAACTTCGCGACGAACGTCGGCATCGAGGGGATCGAGGCGGCGTTCGACGTGCTCGCCCGCGATCGCCGTCGCGAGATCGATCTGGGACTGGCGAACGATCGCGCGTTCGTCAACTCCTGCGTCGGCGGGATCACGGCGGCGGCGAGCGCGGCGACCGGCTCGGAGGAGAAGGCGTCGCTGGGCGTCCTCGCGTACGTTCGCAACACGATCGAGGAGGTGACGTCGTACGATGCGCCGCCGCTCTCGGTGGATCTGCGAGACGGGTCGGCCGACGACGTCGACTGGCAGGGCGATGCACTGTTCGTCTTCGTGGGCAACGCCAGGCGGTTCTCCGGGACGCGAACGGCCCAGGCCGACGTCGAGGACGGCCTGTTCGAGGTGGTCGTCGTCGGAGAGGAGCCGCCGTCGTCGCTGGTCGGCGACGCCGCGCTGGAGCGCCTGCTCGGCCGCGACGGCGACGCCATCGTCCGGCGTCGGACCCCCTCGGTTCGCATCGCCTGCGAGGAACGGTCGGTCGAGTACAGCCTGGACGGCGAGATGCTTGAGACGGATCGCCTGGAGCTCGACGTCGCCGCGGCCTCGCTGTCCGTGATCGTCGGCGAGGGGTACGCGGCCGATCCGGACGGGCGACGAACTTAA
- a CDS encoding NUDIX hydrolase, with translation MSSESDGRAAHPNAGQDVVAVDADDTELEQVNRLDAHTGDGIRHRAFTSLVFDGDGNILLAQRAPGKRLWGTYWDGTVASHPVAGQSQADATRQRLEEELGITPDQYDDLERTDRFEYKRYFENEGVEHEVCAVLKLTLTDRSLDPDESEVAGLAWVPYDRLREHPEWYRQFRLCPWFEIAMRRDDA, from the coding sequence ATGAGTAGCGAGTCAGACGGGCGGGCGGCCCACCCGAACGCGGGGCAGGACGTCGTCGCCGTCGACGCCGACGACACCGAACTCGAACAGGTCAACAGACTCGACGCCCACACCGGCGACGGCATTCGCCACCGCGCGTTCACGTCGCTCGTCTTCGACGGCGACGGCAACATCCTGCTGGCCCAGCGCGCCCCCGGAAAGCGCCTCTGGGGCACCTACTGGGACGGCACCGTCGCGTCCCATCCGGTCGCGGGCCAGAGCCAGGCAGACGCCACCCGGCAGCGCCTCGAAGAGGAACTCGGCATCACGCCCGACCAGTACGACGACCTCGAACGCACCGACCGCTTCGAGTACAAGCGCTACTTCGAGAACGAGGGCGTCGAACACGAGGTCTGTGCCGTGCTCAAACTCACGCTCACGGACCGCAGCCTCGATCCCGACGAATCGGAGGTCGCCGGCCTCGCCTGGGTGCCGTACGACCGGCTCCGCGAGCACCCCGAGTGGTATCGCCAGTTCCGCCTCTGTCCCTGGTTCGAGATCGCGATGCGCCGCGACGACGCCTGA